From the Hylaeus volcanicus isolate JK05 chromosome 4, UHH_iyHylVolc1.0_haploid, whole genome shotgun sequence genome, one window contains:
- the LOC128875069 gene encoding protein split ends isoform X3 → MSYSYIKCSSSMSPRGRGFNSRGGSSYRGRGGGGNEWNSGSTGNMSSRGGYSSSRGGRFKYSNTSYDSRSKYNSGGSERYSSRGRGEHSNSYKRPRDSYSGRDDHRSSSDSTRKRMRSDSYQGGGSGSGSQRYSSSYGGSSASAPYDDNKGSSSSAVYEDKRQSERASSYHRSEDRHSASRSYAPPPPPRISEMAPPTQRYNSSRGRISHQSSNYRGRISTRGSGRGGGFHRMSSRSDVVMARKRTLPSLDYRRKLLGSRSRDYIQRVRMTTTKMRRSGTTRLSGSKKESGSGTSMKDKDREMTKAINAEFSDDDEEDDDNKSNWDDDEKPHERDDEEEKEDEDEKKEKIEKRKKEKQDRDRPNSEDEEENDDEVKIKDDDDDRKLEDDEDDGDDEERDDNDKTDHGRATGSEELPSRRDGRKFIKLTCPHCAHRSVTFKEYSLHLYSGRHSAAMRRIALRHKATLTRMRVLQRQEQRRVEARDAARGTLPSRTMFCPICKLNYRSLKAVHQLSDSHRQMKRFLTPFCRVCRIQFRSPMLFETHMCSLDHIKRKSALKERMNAGNGDAEADSSGPEEDDKEVNLDNFMTLDSVGDVDAEDEESPEKKKEKPESEGTNDTEKKPKSKQMIKVGAEYIKRVEVQFCELCKMYLPRSENSERAIALHCSTRSHLKRYVRDNDDKALRRQAERIHLQSSSSANTTSTANAANTTENAKSPTNSEPQSANITLSVITTDSTNAAESGKLVEQKGIVSEPEKNTKDNKNGPKADEEEDDDYPADGSNKLWDDVDKDLGDILRETEAAGKSSDDEDSRYDRFRNSDKKQQHSGKDKERDNEKNEIEEKDPLKKEVKVKLEKLDM, encoded by the exons ATGAGTTACAGCTACATTAAATGCAG CTCTAGCATGAGTCCTCGTGGCAGGGGTTTTAATTCCCGTGGTGGCAGTTCTTATAGAGGTAGAGGTGGTGGTGGAAATGAATGGAACAGTGGATCAACAGGAAACATGTCCAGTAGAGGAGGTTACTCATCTTCTAGAGGTGGcagatttaaatattcaaataccaGTTATGACTCTCGctcaaaatataattctg GTGGATCTGAAAGGTATTCTAGCAGAGGAAGGGGTGAACATTCAAACAGTTATAAAAGGCCAAgg gatTCTTACTCTGGGAGAGATGATCATCGATCGTCGAGTGACTCCACTCGTAAGAGGATGAGAAGTGATTCGTATCAG GGTGGAGGTAGCGGTAGCGGCTCTCAGAGGTATTCTTCTTCGTATGGTGGTTCGTCTGCGTCAGCACCTTATGACGATAATAAGGGATCGTCATCCTCGGCCGTGTACGAGGACAAGAGACAGAGCGAACGTGCTTCATCGTATCACCGCTCAGAGGACCGTCATTCAGCATCACGGAGCTATGCACCTCCACCACCCCCTCGGATTAGCGAAATGGCACCTCCAACTCAGAGATATAACTCGAGCCGAGGGCGAATATCGCATCAAAGCTCAAACTACAGAGGTCGCATTTCAACACGCGGCAGCGGTAGAGGGGGTGGATTCCATCGCATGAGCTCTCGATCGGACGTCGTCATGGCTCGCAAGCGTACTCTGCCATCGCTTGACTATCGACGCAAGCTGCTAggatcgcgatcgcgagacTACATCCAGCGTGTGCGCATGACTACTACCAAAATGCGCAGgag CGGTACTACTAGGCTATCCGGAAGTAAAAAGGAGTCAGGATCAGGAACCAGCATGAAGGACAAGGATAGAGAGATGACCAAAGCTATTAACGCTGAATTTTCCGATGACGATGAAGAGGATGatgataataaaagtaattggGATGACGATGAAAAG CCACATGAACGCGacgatgaagaagaaaaggaagatgaagatgaaaagaaagaaaaaattgagaaacgtaagaaagaaaaacaagatcGAGATAGGCCAAATTccgaagatgaagaagaaaatgatgatgaagtgaaaataaaggATGACGATGATGATCGAAAGCTTGAG GACGATGAAGATGATGGCGATGACGAGGAAAGAGACGATAATGATAAAACAGATCATGGTAGAGCTACTGGTTCTGAAGAATTACCTAGTAGAAGAGATGGcagaaaattcattaaattaacttGCCCACATTGCGCTCATCGTAGCGTTACTTTCAAAGAATATTCGTTGCATTTATATTCGGGTCGTCACAGTGCAGCAATGAGACGAATCGCATTACGCCATAAAGCAACTTTGACCCGCATGCGTGTCTTACAACGACAAGAACAACGACGTGTTGAGGCCCGTGATGCAGCTCGTGGTACTTTACCATCCCGTACCATGTTCTGTCCTATTTGTAAACTCAATTATCGTTCTCTTAAAGCAGTACATCAGCTGTCAGATTCCCATCGTCAGATGAAGCGATTCCTCACACCATTTTGTCGCGTTTGTCGCATTCAATTTCGATCACCAATGCTATTTGAAACTCATATGTGCTCTTTGGATCACATTAAG agaaaaagtGCATTGAAAGAAAGAATGAACGCTGGCAATGGCGATGCAGAAGCAGATTCAAGTGGACCTGAGGAAGACGACAAAGAAGTTAATCTTGATAATTTCATGACTCTAGATTCCGTAGGTGATGTGGACG CAGAAGATGAAGAGTCTCctgagaagaaaaaagagaaaccaGAAAGTGAAGGTACGAACGACACGGAAAAGAAGCCTAAAAGTAAGCAAATGATCAAAGTTGGAGCAGAATACATAAAACGTGTCGAAGTACAATTCTGTGAATTGTGCAAGATGTACCTACCACGTAGTGAAAACAGCGAAAGGGCGATCGCGCTTCATTGTTCAACTAGAAGTCACCTTAAAcg GTATGTGCGTGATAATGATGATAAGGCATTACGAAGACAAGCGGAAAGAATACATCTACAATCATCGTCATCTGCTAATACTACTTCCACGGCAAATGCTGCAAATACTACAGAAAATGCTAAATCTCCAACTAATTCTGAACCACAGTCCGCGAATATCACATTATCAGTAATTACAACCGATAGTACTAATGCTGCTGAATCTGGTAAGCTAGTCGAACAAAAAGGGATTGTTTCTGAACCTGAAAAGAATACTAAGGATAACAAAAATGGGCCAAAGGctgatgaagaagaagatgatgaTTATCCAGCCGATGGTAGCAATAAGTTGTGGGATGATGTTGACAAAGATTTGGGTGATATTTTGAGGGAAACAGAAGCAGCAGGTAAATCAAGCGACGACGAAGATTCTCGTTATGATCGTTTCCGTAATTCAGATAAGAAACAACAACATTCTGGAAAGGATAAAGAAAGGGACaacgaaaaaaatgaaattgaagaaaaggATCCTTTAAAAAAGGAGGTGAAAGTAAAACTCGAGAAACTAGATATGTAA
- the LOC128875069 gene encoding G patch domain-containing protein 8 isoform X2: MSYSYIKCSSSMSPRGRGFNSRGGSSYRGRGGGGNEWNSGSTGNMSSRGGYSSSRGGRFKYSNTSYDSRSKYNSGGSERYSSRGRGEHSNSYKRPRDSYSGRDDHRSSSDSTRKRMRSDSYQGGGSGSGSQRYSSSYGGSSASAPYDDNKGSSSSAVYEDKRQSERASSYHRSEDRHSASRSYAPPPPPRISEMAPPTQRYNSSRGRISHQSSNYRGRISTRGSGRGGGFHRMSSRSDVVMARKRTLPSLDYRRKLLGSRSRDYIQRVRMTTTKMRRSSGTTRLSGSKKESGSGTSMKDKDREMTKAINAEFSDDDEEDDDNKSNWDDDEKPHERDDEEEKEDEDEKKEKIEKRKKEKQDRDRPNSEDEEENDDEVKIKDDDDDRKLEDDEDDGDDEERDDNDKTDHGRATGSEELPSRRDGRKFIKLTCPHCAHRSVTFKEYSLHLYSGRHSAAMRRIALRHKATLTRMRVLQRQEQRRVEARDAARGTLPSRTMFCPICKLNYRSLKAVHQLSDSHRQMKRFLTPFCRVCRIQFRSPMLFETHMCSLDHIKRKSALKERMNAGNGDAEADSSGPEEDDKEVNLDNFMTLDSVGDVDEDEESPEKKKEKPESEGTNDTEKKPKSKQMIKVGAEYIKRVEVQFCELCKMYLPRSENSERAIALHCSTRSHLKRYVRDNDDKALRRQAERIHLQSSSSANTTSTANAANTTENAKSPTNSEPQSANITLSVITTDSTNAAESGKLVEQKGIVSEPEKNTKDNKNGPKADEEEDDDYPADGSNKLWDDVDKDLGDILRETEAAGKSSDDEDSRYDRFRNSDKKQQHSGKDKERDNEKNEIEEKDPLKKEVKVKLEKLDM, translated from the exons ATGAGTTACAGCTACATTAAATGCAG CTCTAGCATGAGTCCTCGTGGCAGGGGTTTTAATTCCCGTGGTGGCAGTTCTTATAGAGGTAGAGGTGGTGGTGGAAATGAATGGAACAGTGGATCAACAGGAAACATGTCCAGTAGAGGAGGTTACTCATCTTCTAGAGGTGGcagatttaaatattcaaataccaGTTATGACTCTCGctcaaaatataattctg GTGGATCTGAAAGGTATTCTAGCAGAGGAAGGGGTGAACATTCAAACAGTTATAAAAGGCCAAgg gatTCTTACTCTGGGAGAGATGATCATCGATCGTCGAGTGACTCCACTCGTAAGAGGATGAGAAGTGATTCGTATCAG GGTGGAGGTAGCGGTAGCGGCTCTCAGAGGTATTCTTCTTCGTATGGTGGTTCGTCTGCGTCAGCACCTTATGACGATAATAAGGGATCGTCATCCTCGGCCGTGTACGAGGACAAGAGACAGAGCGAACGTGCTTCATCGTATCACCGCTCAGAGGACCGTCATTCAGCATCACGGAGCTATGCACCTCCACCACCCCCTCGGATTAGCGAAATGGCACCTCCAACTCAGAGATATAACTCGAGCCGAGGGCGAATATCGCATCAAAGCTCAAACTACAGAGGTCGCATTTCAACACGCGGCAGCGGTAGAGGGGGTGGATTCCATCGCATGAGCTCTCGATCGGACGTCGTCATGGCTCGCAAGCGTACTCTGCCATCGCTTGACTATCGACGCAAGCTGCTAggatcgcgatcgcgagacTACATCCAGCGTGTGCGCATGACTACTACCAAAATGCGCAGgag TAGCGGTACTACTAGGCTATCCGGAAGTAAAAAGGAGTCAGGATCAGGAACCAGCATGAAGGACAAGGATAGAGAGATGACCAAAGCTATTAACGCTGAATTTTCCGATGACGATGAAGAGGATGatgataataaaagtaattggGATGACGATGAAAAG CCACATGAACGCGacgatgaagaagaaaaggaagatgaagatgaaaagaaagaaaaaattgagaaacgtaagaaagaaaaacaagatcGAGATAGGCCAAATTccgaagatgaagaagaaaatgatgatgaagtgaaaataaaggATGACGATGATGATCGAAAGCTTGAG GACGATGAAGATGATGGCGATGACGAGGAAAGAGACGATAATGATAAAACAGATCATGGTAGAGCTACTGGTTCTGAAGAATTACCTAGTAGAAGAGATGGcagaaaattcattaaattaacttGCCCACATTGCGCTCATCGTAGCGTTACTTTCAAAGAATATTCGTTGCATTTATATTCGGGTCGTCACAGTGCAGCAATGAGACGAATCGCATTACGCCATAAAGCAACTTTGACCCGCATGCGTGTCTTACAACGACAAGAACAACGACGTGTTGAGGCCCGTGATGCAGCTCGTGGTACTTTACCATCCCGTACCATGTTCTGTCCTATTTGTAAACTCAATTATCGTTCTCTTAAAGCAGTACATCAGCTGTCAGATTCCCATCGTCAGATGAAGCGATTCCTCACACCATTTTGTCGCGTTTGTCGCATTCAATTTCGATCACCAATGCTATTTGAAACTCATATGTGCTCTTTGGATCACATTAAG agaaaaagtGCATTGAAAGAAAGAATGAACGCTGGCAATGGCGATGCAGAAGCAGATTCAAGTGGACCTGAGGAAGACGACAAAGAAGTTAATCTTGATAATTTCATGACTCTAGATTCCGTAGGTGATGTGGACG AAGATGAAGAGTCTCctgagaagaaaaaagagaaaccaGAAAGTGAAGGTACGAACGACACGGAAAAGAAGCCTAAAAGTAAGCAAATGATCAAAGTTGGAGCAGAATACATAAAACGTGTCGAAGTACAATTCTGTGAATTGTGCAAGATGTACCTACCACGTAGTGAAAACAGCGAAAGGGCGATCGCGCTTCATTGTTCAACTAGAAGTCACCTTAAAcg GTATGTGCGTGATAATGATGATAAGGCATTACGAAGACAAGCGGAAAGAATACATCTACAATCATCGTCATCTGCTAATACTACTTCCACGGCAAATGCTGCAAATACTACAGAAAATGCTAAATCTCCAACTAATTCTGAACCACAGTCCGCGAATATCACATTATCAGTAATTACAACCGATAGTACTAATGCTGCTGAATCTGGTAAGCTAGTCGAACAAAAAGGGATTGTTTCTGAACCTGAAAAGAATACTAAGGATAACAAAAATGGGCCAAAGGctgatgaagaagaagatgatgaTTATCCAGCCGATGGTAGCAATAAGTTGTGGGATGATGTTGACAAAGATTTGGGTGATATTTTGAGGGAAACAGAAGCAGCAGGTAAATCAAGCGACGACGAAGATTCTCGTTATGATCGTTTCCGTAATTCAGATAAGAAACAACAACATTCTGGAAAGGATAAAGAAAGGGACaacgaaaaaaatgaaattgaagaaaaggATCCTTTAAAAAAGGAGGTGAAAGTAAAACTCGAGAAACTAGATATGTAA
- the LOC128875069 gene encoding G patch domain-containing protein 8 isoform X1 has translation MSYSYIKCSSSMSPRGRGFNSRGGSSYRGRGGGGNEWNSGSTGNMSSRGGYSSSRGGRFKYSNTSYDSRSKYNSGGSERYSSRGRGEHSNSYKRPRDSYSGRDDHRSSSDSTRKRMRSDSYQGGGSGSGSQRYSSSYGGSSASAPYDDNKGSSSSAVYEDKRQSERASSYHRSEDRHSASRSYAPPPPPRISEMAPPTQRYNSSRGRISHQSSNYRGRISTRGSGRGGGFHRMSSRSDVVMARKRTLPSLDYRRKLLGSRSRDYIQRVRMTTTKMRRSSGTTRLSGSKKESGSGTSMKDKDREMTKAINAEFSDDDEEDDDNKSNWDDDEKPHERDDEEEKEDEDEKKEKIEKRKKEKQDRDRPNSEDEEENDDEVKIKDDDDDRKLEDDEDDGDDEERDDNDKTDHGRATGSEELPSRRDGRKFIKLTCPHCAHRSVTFKEYSLHLYSGRHSAAMRRIALRHKATLTRMRVLQRQEQRRVEARDAARGTLPSRTMFCPICKLNYRSLKAVHQLSDSHRQMKRFLTPFCRVCRIQFRSPMLFETHMCSLDHIKRKSALKERMNAGNGDAEADSSGPEEDDKEVNLDNFMTLDSVGDVDAEDEESPEKKKEKPESEGTNDTEKKPKSKQMIKVGAEYIKRVEVQFCELCKMYLPRSENSERAIALHCSTRSHLKRYVRDNDDKALRRQAERIHLQSSSSANTTSTANAANTTENAKSPTNSEPQSANITLSVITTDSTNAAESGKLVEQKGIVSEPEKNTKDNKNGPKADEEEDDDYPADGSNKLWDDVDKDLGDILRETEAAGKSSDDEDSRYDRFRNSDKKQQHSGKDKERDNEKNEIEEKDPLKKEVKVKLEKLDM, from the exons ATGAGTTACAGCTACATTAAATGCAG CTCTAGCATGAGTCCTCGTGGCAGGGGTTTTAATTCCCGTGGTGGCAGTTCTTATAGAGGTAGAGGTGGTGGTGGAAATGAATGGAACAGTGGATCAACAGGAAACATGTCCAGTAGAGGAGGTTACTCATCTTCTAGAGGTGGcagatttaaatattcaaataccaGTTATGACTCTCGctcaaaatataattctg GTGGATCTGAAAGGTATTCTAGCAGAGGAAGGGGTGAACATTCAAACAGTTATAAAAGGCCAAgg gatTCTTACTCTGGGAGAGATGATCATCGATCGTCGAGTGACTCCACTCGTAAGAGGATGAGAAGTGATTCGTATCAG GGTGGAGGTAGCGGTAGCGGCTCTCAGAGGTATTCTTCTTCGTATGGTGGTTCGTCTGCGTCAGCACCTTATGACGATAATAAGGGATCGTCATCCTCGGCCGTGTACGAGGACAAGAGACAGAGCGAACGTGCTTCATCGTATCACCGCTCAGAGGACCGTCATTCAGCATCACGGAGCTATGCACCTCCACCACCCCCTCGGATTAGCGAAATGGCACCTCCAACTCAGAGATATAACTCGAGCCGAGGGCGAATATCGCATCAAAGCTCAAACTACAGAGGTCGCATTTCAACACGCGGCAGCGGTAGAGGGGGTGGATTCCATCGCATGAGCTCTCGATCGGACGTCGTCATGGCTCGCAAGCGTACTCTGCCATCGCTTGACTATCGACGCAAGCTGCTAggatcgcgatcgcgagacTACATCCAGCGTGTGCGCATGACTACTACCAAAATGCGCAGgag TAGCGGTACTACTAGGCTATCCGGAAGTAAAAAGGAGTCAGGATCAGGAACCAGCATGAAGGACAAGGATAGAGAGATGACCAAAGCTATTAACGCTGAATTTTCCGATGACGATGAAGAGGATGatgataataaaagtaattggGATGACGATGAAAAG CCACATGAACGCGacgatgaagaagaaaaggaagatgaagatgaaaagaaagaaaaaattgagaaacgtaagaaagaaaaacaagatcGAGATAGGCCAAATTccgaagatgaagaagaaaatgatgatgaagtgaaaataaaggATGACGATGATGATCGAAAGCTTGAG GACGATGAAGATGATGGCGATGACGAGGAAAGAGACGATAATGATAAAACAGATCATGGTAGAGCTACTGGTTCTGAAGAATTACCTAGTAGAAGAGATGGcagaaaattcattaaattaacttGCCCACATTGCGCTCATCGTAGCGTTACTTTCAAAGAATATTCGTTGCATTTATATTCGGGTCGTCACAGTGCAGCAATGAGACGAATCGCATTACGCCATAAAGCAACTTTGACCCGCATGCGTGTCTTACAACGACAAGAACAACGACGTGTTGAGGCCCGTGATGCAGCTCGTGGTACTTTACCATCCCGTACCATGTTCTGTCCTATTTGTAAACTCAATTATCGTTCTCTTAAAGCAGTACATCAGCTGTCAGATTCCCATCGTCAGATGAAGCGATTCCTCACACCATTTTGTCGCGTTTGTCGCATTCAATTTCGATCACCAATGCTATTTGAAACTCATATGTGCTCTTTGGATCACATTAAG agaaaaagtGCATTGAAAGAAAGAATGAACGCTGGCAATGGCGATGCAGAAGCAGATTCAAGTGGACCTGAGGAAGACGACAAAGAAGTTAATCTTGATAATTTCATGACTCTAGATTCCGTAGGTGATGTGGACG CAGAAGATGAAGAGTCTCctgagaagaaaaaagagaaaccaGAAAGTGAAGGTACGAACGACACGGAAAAGAAGCCTAAAAGTAAGCAAATGATCAAAGTTGGAGCAGAATACATAAAACGTGTCGAAGTACAATTCTGTGAATTGTGCAAGATGTACCTACCACGTAGTGAAAACAGCGAAAGGGCGATCGCGCTTCATTGTTCAACTAGAAGTCACCTTAAAcg GTATGTGCGTGATAATGATGATAAGGCATTACGAAGACAAGCGGAAAGAATACATCTACAATCATCGTCATCTGCTAATACTACTTCCACGGCAAATGCTGCAAATACTACAGAAAATGCTAAATCTCCAACTAATTCTGAACCACAGTCCGCGAATATCACATTATCAGTAATTACAACCGATAGTACTAATGCTGCTGAATCTGGTAAGCTAGTCGAACAAAAAGGGATTGTTTCTGAACCTGAAAAGAATACTAAGGATAACAAAAATGGGCCAAAGGctgatgaagaagaagatgatgaTTATCCAGCCGATGGTAGCAATAAGTTGTGGGATGATGTTGACAAAGATTTGGGTGATATTTTGAGGGAAACAGAAGCAGCAGGTAAATCAAGCGACGACGAAGATTCTCGTTATGATCGTTTCCGTAATTCAGATAAGAAACAACAACATTCTGGAAAGGATAAAGAAAGGGACaacgaaaaaaatgaaattgaagaaaaggATCCTTTAAAAAAGGAGGTGAAAGTAAAACTCGAGAAACTAGATATGTAA
- the LOC128875069 gene encoding G patch domain-containing protein 8 isoform X4 yields MSPRGRGFNSRGGSSYRGRGGGGNEWNSGSTGNMSSRGGYSSSRGGRFKYSNTSYDSRSKYNSGGSERYSSRGRGEHSNSYKRPRDSYSGRDDHRSSSDSTRKRMRSDSYQGGGSGSGSQRYSSSYGGSSASAPYDDNKGSSSSAVYEDKRQSERASSYHRSEDRHSASRSYAPPPPPRISEMAPPTQRYNSSRGRISHQSSNYRGRISTRGSGRGGGFHRMSSRSDVVMARKRTLPSLDYRRKLLGSRSRDYIQRVRMTTTKMRRSSGTTRLSGSKKESGSGTSMKDKDREMTKAINAEFSDDDEEDDDNKSNWDDDEKPHERDDEEEKEDEDEKKEKIEKRKKEKQDRDRPNSEDEEENDDEVKIKDDDDDRKLEDDEDDGDDEERDDNDKTDHGRATGSEELPSRRDGRKFIKLTCPHCAHRSVTFKEYSLHLYSGRHSAAMRRIALRHKATLTRMRVLQRQEQRRVEARDAARGTLPSRTMFCPICKLNYRSLKAVHQLSDSHRQMKRFLTPFCRVCRIQFRSPMLFETHMCSLDHIKRKSALKERMNAGNGDAEADSSGPEEDDKEVNLDNFMTLDSVGDVDAEDEESPEKKKEKPESEGTNDTEKKPKSKQMIKVGAEYIKRVEVQFCELCKMYLPRSENSERAIALHCSTRSHLKRYVRDNDDKALRRQAERIHLQSSSSANTTSTANAANTTENAKSPTNSEPQSANITLSVITTDSTNAAESGKLVEQKGIVSEPEKNTKDNKNGPKADEEEDDDYPADGSNKLWDDVDKDLGDILRETEAAGKSSDDEDSRYDRFRNSDKKQQHSGKDKERDNEKNEIEEKDPLKKEVKVKLEKLDM; encoded by the exons ATGAGTCCTCGTGGCAGGGGTTTTAATTCCCGTGGTGGCAGTTCTTATAGAGGTAGAGGTGGTGGTGGAAATGAATGGAACAGTGGATCAACAGGAAACATGTCCAGTAGAGGAGGTTACTCATCTTCTAGAGGTGGcagatttaaatattcaaataccaGTTATGACTCTCGctcaaaatataattctg GTGGATCTGAAAGGTATTCTAGCAGAGGAAGGGGTGAACATTCAAACAGTTATAAAAGGCCAAgg gatTCTTACTCTGGGAGAGATGATCATCGATCGTCGAGTGACTCCACTCGTAAGAGGATGAGAAGTGATTCGTATCAG GGTGGAGGTAGCGGTAGCGGCTCTCAGAGGTATTCTTCTTCGTATGGTGGTTCGTCTGCGTCAGCACCTTATGACGATAATAAGGGATCGTCATCCTCGGCCGTGTACGAGGACAAGAGACAGAGCGAACGTGCTTCATCGTATCACCGCTCAGAGGACCGTCATTCAGCATCACGGAGCTATGCACCTCCACCACCCCCTCGGATTAGCGAAATGGCACCTCCAACTCAGAGATATAACTCGAGCCGAGGGCGAATATCGCATCAAAGCTCAAACTACAGAGGTCGCATTTCAACACGCGGCAGCGGTAGAGGGGGTGGATTCCATCGCATGAGCTCTCGATCGGACGTCGTCATGGCTCGCAAGCGTACTCTGCCATCGCTTGACTATCGACGCAAGCTGCTAggatcgcgatcgcgagacTACATCCAGCGTGTGCGCATGACTACTACCAAAATGCGCAGgag TAGCGGTACTACTAGGCTATCCGGAAGTAAAAAGGAGTCAGGATCAGGAACCAGCATGAAGGACAAGGATAGAGAGATGACCAAAGCTATTAACGCTGAATTTTCCGATGACGATGAAGAGGATGatgataataaaagtaattggGATGACGATGAAAAG CCACATGAACGCGacgatgaagaagaaaaggaagatgaagatgaaaagaaagaaaaaattgagaaacgtaagaaagaaaaacaagatcGAGATAGGCCAAATTccgaagatgaagaagaaaatgatgatgaagtgaaaataaaggATGACGATGATGATCGAAAGCTTGAG GACGATGAAGATGATGGCGATGACGAGGAAAGAGACGATAATGATAAAACAGATCATGGTAGAGCTACTGGTTCTGAAGAATTACCTAGTAGAAGAGATGGcagaaaattcattaaattaacttGCCCACATTGCGCTCATCGTAGCGTTACTTTCAAAGAATATTCGTTGCATTTATATTCGGGTCGTCACAGTGCAGCAATGAGACGAATCGCATTACGCCATAAAGCAACTTTGACCCGCATGCGTGTCTTACAACGACAAGAACAACGACGTGTTGAGGCCCGTGATGCAGCTCGTGGTACTTTACCATCCCGTACCATGTTCTGTCCTATTTGTAAACTCAATTATCGTTCTCTTAAAGCAGTACATCAGCTGTCAGATTCCCATCGTCAGATGAAGCGATTCCTCACACCATTTTGTCGCGTTTGTCGCATTCAATTTCGATCACCAATGCTATTTGAAACTCATATGTGCTCTTTGGATCACATTAAG agaaaaagtGCATTGAAAGAAAGAATGAACGCTGGCAATGGCGATGCAGAAGCAGATTCAAGTGGACCTGAGGAAGACGACAAAGAAGTTAATCTTGATAATTTCATGACTCTAGATTCCGTAGGTGATGTGGACG CAGAAGATGAAGAGTCTCctgagaagaaaaaagagaaaccaGAAAGTGAAGGTACGAACGACACGGAAAAGAAGCCTAAAAGTAAGCAAATGATCAAAGTTGGAGCAGAATACATAAAACGTGTCGAAGTACAATTCTGTGAATTGTGCAAGATGTACCTACCACGTAGTGAAAACAGCGAAAGGGCGATCGCGCTTCATTGTTCAACTAGAAGTCACCTTAAAcg GTATGTGCGTGATAATGATGATAAGGCATTACGAAGACAAGCGGAAAGAATACATCTACAATCATCGTCATCTGCTAATACTACTTCCACGGCAAATGCTGCAAATACTACAGAAAATGCTAAATCTCCAACTAATTCTGAACCACAGTCCGCGAATATCACATTATCAGTAATTACAACCGATAGTACTAATGCTGCTGAATCTGGTAAGCTAGTCGAACAAAAAGGGATTGTTTCTGAACCTGAAAAGAATACTAAGGATAACAAAAATGGGCCAAAGGctgatgaagaagaagatgatgaTTATCCAGCCGATGGTAGCAATAAGTTGTGGGATGATGTTGACAAAGATTTGGGTGATATTTTGAGGGAAACAGAAGCAGCAGGTAAATCAAGCGACGACGAAGATTCTCGTTATGATCGTTTCCGTAATTCAGATAAGAAACAACAACATTCTGGAAAGGATAAAGAAAGGGACaacgaaaaaaatgaaattgaagaaaaggATCCTTTAAAAAAGGAGGTGAAAGTAAAACTCGAGAAACTAGATATGTAA